The window GGTTGAATGTACCCGTAACTTGAAACTCACGGTTTAAGCGGGAAACGTGACACAAACATACAGCGAAAACGGACATTTCCGCAAGACTTTTCGTACGGCACAGCCGGCGTGGTGTTCGGGCGAATTCCGAGTTGCCGCGGCGACCAGGCGTGTCTAACATGCCGACCGCGACGCGCTGCAGGCCGTGGACGGTCTTGCACTGCGTCGCTTGTGTATTTGCGGAAACCGCCCAGGCGGCTCAGAACCACTGCCCCGGATTAGCACATGCCGACAATCAACCAGCTTGTCAAACGCCCGCGCAAGGACAAAACCGCCGCGAGCCGCACCAAGGATCTCAACTCCTGCCCGCAGAAGCGGGGCGTTTGCCTGCAAGTCAAGACGCAGACCCCGAAGAAGCCGAACTCGGCTCTGCGGAAGATCGCCCGCGTCCGCCTGAGCAACGGCAAGGAAGTCACCGCCTACATCCCGGGCGAAGGCCACAACCTCCAGGAGCACAGCATCGTGCTCGTCCGGGGTGGCCGTGTCCGCGACCTGCCGGGTGTGCGTTACCACGTCGTTCGCGGCTCGCTCGACACGCTCGGAATCGACGGCCGCAAGCAGAGCCGCTCGAAGTACGGCACCAAGAAGGGCAAGTAAGCCCGTACCATCGTCCATGCTCGCAGAGGCCGTTGATGCACGTGAGTATTGGTCGAGCCTGATTGTCTGCGGCCTGTTTGTCTTGGCCGTCATCCTCGCATTTATCTGGTGGCTGCGCCGCTGAGACCTCTCCGAATCAACTCCCCATGGCTTACAAAAAGTTCACCGCCAGCGAAGACCAGCTCAAGCCGGACCCGCGCTTCAACTCCAAGCTCGTCACCAAGTTCATCAACTGCCTGATGGTCGACGGCAAGAAGCTCACCGCCCAGCAGGTCTTCTACGACGCGATCGACACCTGCGGAAAGAAGATGTCCGACGTTGATTCGCTGGAGCTGTTCGAAACCGCGATCAACAACGTTAAGCCGTACGTCGAAGTGCGGAGCAAGCGCGTCGGTGGTGCGAACTACCAAGTGCCGATGCAGGTGAACAAGCGTCGCCAGCAGAGCTTGGCCATCCGGTGGATGTTGGAAGTCGTGCGCGGCCGTCGCCGCAGCGTCGGTAAGCCGACCGCCGAGATCCTCGCGGATGAGTTCATGGCCGCCTACAACAAGGAAGGTGCCGCCATCAACAAGCGCGAGCAGACCCACCGCATGGCCGACGCGAACAAGGCGTTCGCCCACTTTGCGTGGTAAAGCCAGTGAGGCAAACCTGAACAACTCGAAAGCCCACGGCTTTAGCCGTGGGTTCTTTCGTATACAACACCCAAAGCATGATCGACCTCAAGGACCTTCGGCAGAACCCCGACCGCTATCGCCGTGGAGTCGAGCGCAAGCAGATGGACGTCGACGTCGACGCGCTGATCGCCCTCGACGCCGACCGGCGTGAAGCCCAGCAGAAGTTTGAATCGCTCCGCGCCGAGCAGAACGCCGCAAGCAAGAAGATCGGCAAGGCGAGCAAGGAAGAGCGCCCGGCCCTGATCGCCGAGGTCGGCAAGATGAAGGAGGACGTCCATGCCGCCGAGGCCGAGGCGAAGAAGCTCGACGCCGAGGTCACAGCGTTGCTCCTGACCGTTCCCCAGCCGGCCGACGATGACGTGCCCGACGGAGCGGGCGAAGATGACAATGTCGTCGTCCGCGAGGAGGGCGAGATCCGCCAGTTCGACTTCGAGCCCAAGGACCACATCACGCTCTGCCATGAACTCGGACTTGCGGACTTCGAGGCGGGCGTGAAGCTCGCCGGCTCACGCAGTTACTTCCTCAAGGGGGCCGGCGCGCTACTGCACAACGCCGTGCTTCGGCTCGCGTTGGACATGATGGTCGGCGAGCACGGCTTTACGCCGGCGACAGTCCCCGTGCTGGTCCGTGAGGAGGCGCTGGTCGGCACGGGCTTCCTGCCGATGCACCGCGAAGCCGTCTACCACGCCGCCGAGGACGACCTGTTCCTCGTTGGCACCGGCGAGGTGGGGCTGACCGGCTTGCACATGAACGAAGTCCTCCGCGAGGAAGACTTGCCGCTGAAGTACACGACGGTCAGCACGTGCTTCCGCCGCGAGGCCGGCACCTACGGCAAGGACACCGCCGGGCTCTACCGCGTCCACCAGTTCGACAAATGTGAGCAGGTCGTGATCTGCCGTGCCGACGAGGACGAGAGCCGACGCTGGCACCAGCACATGCTCGGCTTCTCCGAGGAGCTGCTGCACCGCCTGAACATCCCGTACCGGGTGATCCAGTGCTGCGCCGGCGACCTCGGCCCCAAGAACGTCGACATGCTCGACCTCGAGGCGTACATGCCCAGCCGGCCGACCAAGTGGGGTGAGACGCACTCGGCCAGCCGCCTGTACGACTACCAGTCCCGCCGTCTGAACCTGCGTTACAAGACCAAGGACGGCGAGACCAAGTTCTGCCACACGCTCAACAACACCGTCGTCGCCAGCCCCCGCATCCTCATCGCGATCCTCGAAAACCACCAACAGTCCGACGGGAGCGTCGACGTGCCCGCCGCCCTACGCCCGTACATGAACGGCGTCGAGGTCATCAGGCCGACGTCCTAGTCTTCTTCCCGCTGATACTCACGCATTAGGCCGGCCCTTGTCAGGACGCCGATGACTTTGCCGGGGGTGTCGGCGTGGACGACGGGCAGGCGATTGACCTCCTGCAGCACGAACCGCTCGAACGCGGTGCCGAGGTCGTCGGTGTGCGTCAGTGGCTGAACATCGTCATGCATCAGCTCCTCGGCATTGAGCAGCGGCAGGGCGTCACGTTCGAGCAGGGCCGTGTTGAGGTCGTCCCCGAGCAGGACGCCGGCGTACAGACCCTTCTCATCGAGCACGACAAAGTGTGACGTGTCGAGCCGGGTCATGAGCTCGACCACGCGGTCCATCGGCTCGCCGATGCTTACCACGCTGGCCGGTTCGAGCGCGACCTGTTCGACGGACATGCGGCGTAGCCGTGAGAGGTCGCGCCCAACACCCCGGCGGATGCCGCGCTCGTGGAGCAGGTGCGTGTAGATCGAGTCGGCGAACAACAGCCGCGCGAAGCCGGTCGCCGCGACACACGCCAGCATCGCCGGCAGCACCACGCGGTAGTCGCCCGTGAGTTCCGTGAGGATCAGAATGCTCGCCAGTGGTGCGTGAACCACCGCCGCGAGCATCGCGCCCATTCCGATCAGGGCGTAGAGCTCGGGCCGGATGTCGCGGAAGAAGTCGGTGGCCTTGAGCAGCACACCGAGGATCCCGCCGGCCGTCGCGCCGAGGAACAGCGAGGGGGCGATGATGCCGCCGCTGCCGCCGGAGCAGAGCGTGAGGCACGTCGCGAGGATCTTCGCGCCGAGCAACACGCCGAGGATGGTGAGCGTCGGTCCTAGCGAATTTCCCTCGTAGAAGCCGTGATCGAGGATCGCCTGGATCGCGCCATAGCCATCGCCGAAGAACGCGGGCATTGGGTAGACTTGGAACGGAAACAGCTTGTCGCCGGCAAAGAGCACGACGGTCAGCCCGAGCAGTCCGACGCCGAGCCCGCCCAGTGCCGGACGAAACATGCCCAGGCCGCTGAGCCTCTCGGCGACGCGGTCCCCCGCCAACATCGTCCGCGTCAGAACCACCGCCAACACACCGCAAGCCAAGCCGAGTAACACGTAGTTGAGCAACTGCGGCCAATCGAGCAACACGTCGATCGTCGTGTCCATCCGCACTTCGCCAAAGATCGCGCCGAAGTGGGCCGTGTGCTCGGCGTCGGGGTGCGAGAGAAAGTCGTAGATCGCCTGGATCGTGACGTTGGCGATGACCGCGGAGATGACCACCGGCGTGAACGACTTGAGCGAGAAGTCGAGCAGAATGACTTCGAGCGTGAAGAGCACGCCGCCGATCGGTGCGTTGAAGATCGCGCTGATGCCGGCAGCCGCGCCGCAGCCGACGAGGATCGGCATCTGCGCCCGGGTCACGCCGACGAGTCGGCCGACCAGCGTCGAGAGCGCGGCCCCGATCTGCACGATCGGCCCTTCGGCCCCCGCGCTGCCGCCCGAGCCGATGGTCAGGCCGCTGGTGAGAATTTTCTCGATCGCGGTGCGTGGCCGTTGGAAGCCGCGTGATTGGGCGACCGAGGCCATGACATCGACCACGCCATGGCCCGGCGGTGCTCGGAACAGCTTGACGAGCAACCCCACGCCGAGCCCGCCGAGCGCCGGCAGCAGCACCAACAGCCACAGCCAGCGTCCTTCGT is drawn from Planctomycetota bacterium and contains these coding sequences:
- the rpsL gene encoding 30S ribosomal protein S12, producing MPTINQLVKRPRKDKTAASRTKDLNSCPQKRGVCLQVKTQTPKKPNSALRKIARVRLSNGKEVTAYIPGEGHNLQEHSIVLVRGGRVRDLPGVRYHVVRGSLDTLGIDGRKQSRSKYGTKKGK
- the rpsG gene encoding 30S ribosomal protein S7, translating into MAYKKFTASEDQLKPDPRFNSKLVTKFINCLMVDGKKLTAQQVFYDAIDTCGKKMSDVDSLELFETAINNVKPYVEVRSKRVGGANYQVPMQVNKRRQQSLAIRWMLEVVRGRRRSVGKPTAEILADEFMAAYNKEGAAINKREQTHRMADANKAFAHFAW
- the serS gene encoding serine--tRNA ligase; this translates as MIDLKDLRQNPDRYRRGVERKQMDVDVDALIALDADRREAQQKFESLRAEQNAASKKIGKASKEERPALIAEVGKMKEDVHAAEAEAKKLDAEVTALLLTVPQPADDDVPDGAGEDDNVVVREEGEIRQFDFEPKDHITLCHELGLADFEAGVKLAGSRSYFLKGAGALLHNAVLRLALDMMVGEHGFTPATVPVLVREEALVGTGFLPMHREAVYHAAEDDLFLVGTGEVGLTGLHMNEVLREEDLPLKYTTVSTCFRREAGTYGKDTAGLYRVHQFDKCEQVVICRADEDESRRWHQHMLGFSEELLHRLNIPYRVIQCCAGDLGPKNVDMLDLEAYMPSRPTKWGETHSASRLYDYQSRRLNLRYKTKDGETKFCHTLNNTVVASPRILIAILENHQQSDGSVDVPAALRPYMNGVEVIRPTS
- a CDS encoding chloride channel protein, with protein sequence MNPLDEAGYRMRTVSAAALRKMGFREETYLVFPAVVVGVVAAAAAAGFHELIILLRDLLYQPGLYEGRWLWLLVLLPALGGLGVGLLVKLFRAPPGHGVVDVMASVAQSRGFQRPRTAIEKILTSGLTIGSGGSAGAEGPIVQIGAALSTLVGRLVGVTRAQMPILVGCGAAAGISAIFNAPIGGVLFTLEVILLDFSLKSFTPVVISAVIANVTIQAIYDFLSHPDAEHTAHFGAIFGEVRMDTTIDVLLDWPQLLNYVLLGLACGVLAVVLTRTMLAGDRVAERLSGLGMFRPALGGLGVGLLGLTVVLFAGDKLFPFQVYPMPAFFGDGYGAIQAILDHGFYEGNSLGPTLTILGVLLGAKILATCLTLCSGGSGGIIAPSLFLGATAGGILGVLLKATDFFRDIRPELYALIGMGAMLAAVVHAPLASILILTELTGDYRVVLPAMLACVAATGFARLLFADSIYTHLLHERGIRRGVGRDLSRLRRMSVEQVALEPASVVSIGEPMDRVVELMTRLDTSHFVVLDEKGLYAGVLLGDDLNTALLERDALPLLNAEELMHDDVQPLTHTDDLGTAFERFVLQEVNRLPVVHADTPGKVIGVLTRAGLMREYQREED